The genomic interval TAATTACCAGTTGGCCACAAACCCATAGGATGCCGAtgggtttataaaataaaatacaggTATGATGGGAGCATCGCACGATATAAGGTGCTCTTAGTTGCCAAAAGTTACACGCAAGTGGAAGGGATTGACTATATTGAGACTTTTTCTCCTACTGCTAAACTTACGACATTACGTTGTCTTTTTACTATTGCAGCTGCTAGAAACTggttcacctaccaacttgacgtaaaaaatacatttttgcaCGGTGACCTTCATGAAACTGTTTACTTATGGAGCTTCCTTCCGAATTTCGCCAACAGGGGAAAATCTGGTTTGTCGACTTCATAAGTCCTTGTACAAATTAAAACAAGCGTCCTGAAACtagttttctattttctctaAGGTTATTCAAAAGGCGGGATATATTCAATCAAAAGcaaaatattctttatttacCAAGACTGTTGGATCATCTTTCATAGTTGCCTTGCTTTATGTCGATGATATACTTTTAACAGGAAATGATGATGTCGTAATCAATCATCTCAAGGAATTTTTGCTCCAACATTTTCGAATCAAGGATCTTGGcaccttaaaatattttttgggaTTGAATTTTCTCGGTCTAAACATGGCATTTTTAtgtctcaaagaaaatatgcgttGGACATTTTGGATGGTGATTTATTACATGACCCAACTAAATATCACAGGTTAGTTGGAAGGTTCATTTACCTCACCATCACAAGGCCAAATATTGTCTACTCAGTTATAATTTTAAGCTAGTTTATGCAAAAGCCTTGCAAAACACACTGGGATGCAACATTACGGGTTCTGAAGTACATCAAGGGGACACCCGGGCAAGGATTATTTCTTCCCTCTAATAATGATCTTAAGTTTAAAACCTATTTTCGAAGATCAATCAACGAATATTGCATTTTCCTGGAAAATTCATTGGTATCTTGGAAGTCTAAGAAACAAACCAATGTGTCAATGTCATTTGCCGATGCAGAATATCGGGCCATGACTAATGTTTGACTGGAACTAACATGGTTACGTTATGTTCTGTGAGACCTCAAGGTTCCAATTGCCTCCACCATTGTATTGTGATAACCAAACGACACTCCATATAACAAGAAATTctataatatttgataataattatataaagtaAAACAGCATATCCCAAAGGTATTGAGGAAAGGAAACGttccaatattttttaaaccaaTAGCTTTGTTAAACTTTTATACACTTCTACATAAAATAAAgacaatattataaaataaaatatcttaatcAAACAAATATGAAAGTTAAACTCAAACTTTTTTTAAAGAGAAGATATAACATTTTATGgcaataatttatttcaaataatgaCTAATATGTGTTTTTCCTCTGATTGTAAGTTTCAAAAGATAGTTGTTATGAGATATATTGTCCAAATTTGCTAGTTTCTTGTCCTAAAGTTTTTTCGaactattatttattaatatatagattaaaattatttaagtcattaattaaaattatctatGTAATTTAGTACTTAtccatttaattattaatttaaattatttaagtcattaattaaaattatatatgtaatttAGTACTTATCTatctaattattaatttaaaattatttaagtcattaattaaaattatctatatAATTTAGTACTTATCCATCTaactattaatttaaaattaatttatatgacaaatatatatatatatatatatatgttatatctaattttaaattaatgattaaattaacaaatttaactATATTATGTCAATAACGGTTAATGatttaaataattaagttaGGTGTGTTAGGTAATGTCCCAAATCTATCGTATCATCGCATCGTTGTATATGTTTTgcaagaatttatttttttgtcgtATTTTATATAAACATATTGAAACTTTATCAACATGAAATCCAGAGAGGGAGCTTCCAGAAAAAATATGGACAGGTAGAGTTACTCCATTCAATGAGCACGAAAGCATAAGTTTTAATTtgataacaaaaattacaataCAGGTAGAGTCCATGTATGATATTTTTTGTGTTGAACTaaaaaaggatttttttttttcttttaaaacaaattttactCTTCATTGTTAAATGAAGAAAGTAAAAGAAATACTTAGGTGTTTGATCAGTGAATTAAAAATACCTGTTGATAAGTTTGAAACTTGACAGTTTTCAAGAGCTAGATGTATAAAAATAtccaatataaaaattatgtctctcgttttttatatattttttcttcaaaattgtaTTTACCatctaaaatatttcttaaaataaaaaaattaaaattaaaatacttttagaAAACACAATTTATCCCTAATAATGTTTCTTGTAATTTATTCCCAATATTTCTTGtatgtatgtttttttatctaataatgCTTTCAAAATGTTCTCAAgatacaaaatattattttaaaaactatcgATATGGTTAGTATTAAATATTACCCTATCCGTTCCAacatgataatatatatatatatatatatatatatatatatatataaaatggtATATATCTATATAGTTTTATTAAAGAAAACGTCATTCTTATATAATAATTGAATtgtattggtatttaaatttaacttttatgaaaggaaataaaagaaaagtcattgttgatataatttttaagtagttattataaaaagaaaaaagatgtaTTAAGCTTGTTTTGTAATTGAATCACTGTttatatataatctaaaattttctattattattattattattataaaactatTCAATAACAAACAAACTGTGCAAATAAATTCATCAGTTTTTATAATAAGTGTGAATAATTAAAGTAGAATTATTAGATGTATATGAAactgtattattattattatttgtctATGTgccaataaaatataaaaaaaaatcgttAATTTATGAAAGAAttcatctcattttttttaaattccttttttttataactacttTAAAAACACATTAAAAACATGTGAGAAACTTGTACAGACATATATGAATTATGAAATtaactctttttctttttttcatatcatgtaaaaaaaatcatgaaagaatagatatttattcatttcagtaaaaaaaattcatttatgaTTAACCTTTTGAGAAGAATAGTAGGTAAATATCCTTGACACTAGAGTGAAGCATTTAATAAATTGCATGGTGACGTGGTTGCAAGAAGAAGGTTGTTTTGGTAGGAAGAGGAACGGGTAGGAAGAATGAGAAGTTGGAATGTTAATCTATGTGGCTCCAAATCTACCACAGGTTAAACTGCCTACCCTTTATCCACGTGTCTCTTCATCCGTCCGTCCCTCAAACCTACTCGCTCCTCCCTAGGCCCCTTATAACCCAACCTCCATTCCCAAACAACCTCACTCACCTTTCATCCTTCTCTcactcttttcttttctaattaCTTCCTCTTCTTTTCTCTTGCCAACACACCTCCAGATGGTGACAGTCGAGGAAATCCGCAACGCCCAGCGCTCCCATGGCCCCGCCACCATCCTCGCCTTTGGCACTGCCACCCCCTCCAACTGTATCTCCCAAGCGGATTACCCTGACTACTACTTCCGCATTACCAACAGCGAACACATGACCGACCTCAAGGAGAAGTTCAAGCGCATGTGTACGTTCTATCAACACCTCAACTCCGTTTATCGTTATTAGTCTTTTAATTGTCTCAGATTTCCCATTTTTTGCTTATTCAGTTTTTTATAATCAGTTAAGAAACTGATTTTCTGTCTGAAATTTAGGTTCACTTAAAGCTTACCCTCACTGTTAGGTGAAACTTGACCTACCCGCAGAGTTCATGGAACttttaattatgataatatGAATTTAAGAggtttttgttttttagttaTACTCAGAAAATACTTTTTACACTTCTACTCTCTTGAATCATCTCTTTAagcaaaatgaaaaaattatggCTGTGAGATTATTACTCTTCACTAATGACGCATAAAATCATTTTCATCGTGTTTATCCTCACAAGAACTCAATTGTAAAGTTCTGTGCCTTATTGCACCAGTGATTTTCAAACAATTTGTGGCAAAGGTTTTCTTGTAGCTCTTTGTTAGCAGTTTAGAAAAGCGATTTTTGTGGCTGATGTATTTACTTTTTTAAgttcaaaataagaaaagtgaTTTGAATTAGACAGGTGAAAAGTCGATGATAAAGAAGCGTTACATGCACCTGACGGAGGAGTTTCTGAAGGAGAATCCAAACATGTGTGCGTACATGGCGCCGTCGCTGGACGCGAGGCAGGACATAGTGGTGGTGGAAGTGCCGAAGCTGGGAAAAGAAGCAGCGAGGAAGGCGATAAAGGAGTGGGGTCAACCCAAGTCAAAGATCACACACCTGGTGTTCTGCACCACTTCAGGCGTGGACATGCCTGGAGCCGATTACCAGCTTACCAAGCTTCTAGGGCTGAGGTCCTCCGTGAAGCGCCTCATGATGTACCAGCAGGGCTGCTTTGCCGGCGGCACCGTCCTCCGCCTCGCCAAGGACCTTGCCGAGAACAATAAGGGCGCCCGTGTTCTAGTAGTCTGCTCCGAAATCACTGCCGTGACGTTCCGCGGCCCGTCCGATGCCCACCTTGACTCCCTCGTCGGTCAGGCACTGTTTGGGGACGGAGCTGCCGCGATGATCATAGGAGCGGATCCTGACAGGAGTGTAGAACGGCCTATATTTGAATTGGTATCGGCCGCCCAGACCATTCTGCCGGACTCTGATGGTGCCATCGACGGGCACTTAAGGGAGGTGGGACTAACGTTCCATCTTCTAAAAGATGTGCCTGGAATCATCTCGAAGAACATTGAGAAGAGTCTGACAGAGGCGTTTGCGCCGATTGGGATTAATGACTGGAACTCGATCTTCTGGGTGGCACACCCGGGTGGACCGGCGATTCTGGACCAGGTTGAGGAGAAGTTACGGCTGAAACCGGAGAAACTCCGGTCCACCCGGCACGTGCTGAGCGAGTATGGAAACATGTCAAGTGCATGTGTTTTGTTCATTCTTGATGAAATGAGGAAGAAGTCGAAGGAGGAAGAGAAGGGCAGCACAGGAGAAGGGCTAGAATGGGGGGTGTTATTCGGGTTCGGGCCGGGTCTAACCGTTGAGACGGTTGTGCTGCACAGCGTTCCCTTGGAGGGGTGAGTAAATGAAAAAccaatgatgatgatgatggggTGAGTCACACTATTATTCACTAGTGATCACTGTAATAACTAATAAGGAAACCTCCAGAATTTGAGGATAAGTGTGATAATTTGAATTAGTGTCAAAAGGATGGTGTTTGTGATTGAATTTGTGAAACTTTCAGTGTTAAAATAGTAGTAATGCATGGGTCCTTTCCCCTTTGGTCTTGTCTTGTAgtaattcattatttattagtttatttaattatttcatttatagAGATGTAATAGAGATTTTGTCTTTAGAAAATAATCTGTAAATATATATTAACCTCGTTTTAAAGAGAAAAGTCAAAGAAAGTTTAACAAATGACTCATGTTATTATGAgtataaaatataacttttttaacattattattataaaggACGTTTATTGTACTTTTAAATGTGAATTTGAATACAATTTTATATCCTGTGTACTAAGATGGTCATTGGATTTTAGAAAATGTAatccaaatttaaatattttatcagattttaaatttaaaatcatattttttataagatcaatttggatttttataaatctaaattcaaatataaagaatagattttaaatttatatttatatttttataaaataattttaaatttaaattcatatttcttttaaaatgttaacataaatttaatatagtaaaaaagatgtaaaaaagtttaatataTTGCATAAATTATTAACATTCAAAGATGTACCGGTAAAGACCGCACGACTGATATAACGTCTCGGACCCTGTACCGAATATAGTCAAGGCTCATATATGTTGGGTCGATAACTCAAGTCCAATTATGCTCAACCAAGGTCAGCAAAGTTAATCTATGATTAGGAGCTAGGTAACGCAGCCCTAAGCACGGTCCAACCCCTTAACCTGATCCAATAAGGAAAGTCCAccaaaggtaatataaataacacatatttcaagaatcaggtacgtcatTTATCTACAGTACTCTGACAACCGAGTGTCGAACCCttttgctgacttgagcgtcggagtgccttctgtAGGTACCTCCCCCCTTTGGGAATCACTAGGAGACCGAGAGACGAGGCTAAGAAGGAACAATGGTGAAAGTCAAAGAGCAGTACGATCGACCGGCGGGAAGGAAGAAGGCGAATCCTCTCAATAGTTATTTGGGCCCCTACCCTCGCACGAgaacaaacactacaagaaatatatttattaggatGGGCAAAAAACAGACACTATGTATGAAAAACGGAcgcaaaaatttaattattgtcGGTTTAAGGTTTATTTATATTTGGAAGCTAATATGCTCCACGTAAAAAGTAGCGGGGGGATGCGTGGGACGACATTTTGTGTAGGCCTAGCCTACATGTTTCACACACAAAGttatattctatatttttttattgaaaaaagcGTGGGCTAAACCAACGGTACAAccacataatttttaaatatgcgTGAGTTTAGCCTTCATGTGCGCcccacaaaattatatttatattaagcGTGGGCTTAACCTATCCATTTGccacacaatttaaaaaaaagcgTGGACTTAACCTACACATTTAccacacaatttaaaaaaaaagcgTGGACTTAACCTACACAAAGCCACACAATTTTTATGCATCTGTGCGCTTAACCTACATGTTTTAcacacaaatttttaaaaaaaaacatgggtTAAGCCTTCACATTacccacacaaaattatatataaatttttgttttgtgtAGCCGACACTACACATAACAAATAAAATGCTACAGTATTTGGCAACTGTAACAGTATTGGACTTTGGTTTGCGTTTTAAATATTACAGTTAACACAAAAAAGTTTTATATTggtgaataaatatataaaaggtgtaatatatattaaaatttaatttgctTGTAAATTTAAAACGTGTAACTAATTGAAAGGGAAAAACAATAATgttatcaaataaataatatataaagtacATCTCTAaagatttataaataataatttataattaaataatagtatAGACTTTTCCATACATtccaattaaatttttaatcgAATAAACCTCTTTCTTCAtgtataaaattgaaatttgaaaatggaacactttatttaaaaattatgctGTGGTGACAAATAATTCACCACAAATGAGGattctatttaatttattatcattattgatattatttttttattattttttcttacaaaTTCTGCATCATctgattataatataaaaaatgcaTGAACTGTAAATTCATAACGAAGAGAGAAATAAAGTACATTACATAATTATCTATTACACTTTCGAACTAGAGAATAAATAGAGAATTGCAAAGAAAATAGGTATGCTGTCATTCTGCGCCACATCCTTATCACTTAGAagtaaaatgtataaaataggCTTTCTTTGATTACAATTGGTTTGATGCTGAAATTAAGGAAATGCAGAAAAATAACGTAATCTGCTCTGCATATGACTCTCTGCCAATGTTCTCTTGATCAAATGACTCTTTTTCCTCACTTTTTTCTACTGGTTGGACATTCACATTATATCAGTAACCTATATTgtgtaaaaataatatcttGCTTTCACACTAAGGCATCAGATAACAAAGGCATTGCTACATCTTCCAACTATGAAAATACACTATTTGTATACAAAGGATGCCTTGTCATTCACCACCTTTCTTGAGGGTAATCATCTAATAATATGCTAATTCTAAGTGCATAATTTATACGGTTTATGTACATCCACTACATAAGCACTAATGTATATATACAAATATCTCTCTACTTTTGAATTCCTTGGATGCAAGTTTTTTAGCAAAGACAtcaaataaaacaaacaaaaaaacaactCTTGCATATAGGCCACTTAATGGACAGGTGTCAATGCAAGGAATGGAACTAATTATTGACagtaaaaatgaataaatagtttctaaatccTTAAACAATGTACATTTAATCACACATTACTCAGAACCATGAGCTAAGTTAGTATGCCCCCTTTAGTTTTTCCTCAAATTTCTGTTTTCAACATTGGTAGTACATGTAATCACACATTAATCAAAACCATGAGCTAAGTTAGCATGCCCCCTTTAGTTTTTCCACAAATTTCTGTTTTCAACATTGGTAGATTGAAGATAGGTCTAATGGGCCAAACTTACTGGACTTTGAAATAAACATCTACCCATTTTTttctagtaatgtgtgtgtgtgCATGCATACTTTGTGTGTGAAACCTTCAAATTAAGGAAAGCAATTTCCTACAGATAATCCAGCAAACCTCTGCAAGACGGTCCTCACAGATCCGCAGGATTGCAATAGCCTTCAAACTAATGCGATGTGAACTTTTATTGTTGGCAAATCTAATCAGACAATTCACGCAATCCATGAAACAGTCTCCCACTACTTGATCAAAGTGATGACTGCAAAATTTCAACATGTTAGATACACCATAATTGCAATAGTAGAATGCAATGACACAATCAAAGAATATCATTCTTACCCTGCTCAACATTTTCAAATGCACTCTCCACAATAGATTCTAATTCATCATCTGCAGAAGCTGTAAAAATCATAAATACACTACGCCACCCAGACTTTATGCTTCCAACCTTAGATTTGATCATCTGCACTAGGCAACAATTCCAGCTGAACTTCACAATGTATCTAATGATATTAAGCTCAAATGCACAAAGAATAAGAATTGACACCTACAACACCTGGACAATGCAGTCAACAATTAGCCTCCTTTTGGATTCACTTTGACTATTTCGCATAAGATTAAGAACAACGAATGGTTTGAGAATATCATTTTGGAACGAGAACTTGGCCAGTTCAGCACGCTCCAAATACTTTATGCTAAGTTGTCTTAGAGAATCTATGGAATACATAACAATTTTCTCATCATGATGACTCCCTGCTGATATAAAGTGATTTGCAAGAACAGTCCAGATTCTAGCCCATACCTTAAAAACATCACAATTAGAGCTTAGAAATGCACTCAGGGCAGCATCAAAAAGACAATATTATACAAGGGGTCGAAGGATGCTATAGTTCAACAATTAATGGAATGAAACCAAAGCTTCTTAGCAATAACAGATAGCTTGAGTAAAATGATACATTCAAATCATTCCTAGATAGTCAGTAGTTATCAAAGCATTCGTACATGTACAAATATGTGCTTTCTATTATATATGGATAAACTAAATCCAATTATTGAATTTCCTCAAGGAAACAACACATTTGAGCCAATacatttaaacaaaaaattaatgataaCAAAAGTCttattaaaaagtgaactttaagcctaactcagccccataaaactggctcttagggttgaggtttgcacccacttatatacaatgaaaggctctaatctctagtcgatgtaggatctccaacacacccctcacgccgagagtgacagcagctcgtgcgtgggataacatattatggggtGGTGGtatgataaacccaacaaatactcgctaggataggctcaaaaATGGCtcgataccatattacgaagtggactttaagcctaactcaaccccataaaaccggctcttaggattgaggtttgcacccacttatctacaatgaaaggctctaatctctagtcgatgtggaatctccaacacacccctcacgccgagactgccaactcgtgcgtgagactatatattttgggtggtccgatagcggccccatagcgggtggcacgataggcccaacacaaacactcgctaggataggctcgaaaatggctctgataccatattagaaagtggactttaagcctaactcaatcccataaaaccggctcataaggttgaggtttgcacccacttatatacaatgaaagactctaatctctagttgatgtgagatctccaacacaagTCTAATAGCTTAAAAAATAAAGTGAGCAGAAAAAACTTCCAAAGGTAACTTACAAGACAAGCAACATTAAAACGATGAATAAAAATTATCCAACTGACAGTTGATAAGAGATATACCATACATATTCAAGCCATATTGTAATAACTAATTTCAACAAGCTTCTGCAAGCTGATGACACGAGTTGGAGTTTGTTTTAGCTCTTCAGCTGATACACCACAGAGAGCAGTGAAGAATTCCACAAATGAATCACTAGGTAGTTTGACACTATTCATAAAAACATGTTCAGCAGGTTTCCCATCTAATTCTCTCAGAGATTGAACAACAGCATCCTTGGAGATTTGATTTGACCCATGCATAACAGTAGCATAAATTGAAGGAGTTGATGTTATAAATTCAAGGCGAGAAACACATTCCAGAACTGCATTCCATGTATCTTGAAGAGCATTCGTATCTGATTCACACAGGACCAACACCGTGCGCAAAGCTTCCACATTTTTACTACGCATTTCCTTTGGGGCATGcaagaaagtaaaccaaaggtGTCAACAAAGAAACTAAATGAACCTGGTCAACTGTACCAAACATCAATATTTCCATTCAGTATTATCGTACACAATGCACCATCTTTCCCTGGCATATCAAAATAAAGAAGTAGCAGATACCTCTGCCTCATCACTGCTACACACCTTATGTGACCCCATCCCTCTTCTACCATCAACCCATACTCCCTACACTCTACACCAGCTAGTCAAAACTAATCTAACCTACCCAAATTATCATACTGACAAAAGAATGTAGTGGATAGTCATCATCATTatcttcaaaatttaaaaagttgttGACACTagccttttttttttcctttttctttcaaTGAAATCTATTGTAACATGTTGAATGgttttttccctttctttttccattGTAGTGTTGGTACAACTACTAGTACCTTGATCTGGGTCTAGTTTTTTTAAAGTTGTAAGATTGTGAGTTATTTCAATTCTACCAAAGAAATAACAATGACTACCTTTTGAGTTTCCGTGGCACGATTTAACTAGTTGAAATGACTTGACGCTGCGACTTGCCCCGTTCACCTGTTTTTCTGCGTTGCAAGCAAGAACTTCTAAGAGAAATGGCCAATGACATAAAGTTCCTCTTCTAAACCTTTAGGTCTCAATGTTTCATTATCACATTGAGGATTTAGTAGCTTGCTGGTCATGGGGAGGTAAGGCGTTGAGAAAAAGGAGGAGGAGAAATAATGAACATATTCTCATTACATATGCAAAAGGAAGAATAAGAGATGAAGAGAGAAGCTACAGGAGGAGGGAAATATGCTGCAAATAGGAAAAGTAGACCACTGGATAGATACTTCAAAAACAAACACTAAAAGTAATTTCTTGCTCAATTGGATTAGAAACTTTTGACATGGATTGAGAATACAACAAAAAGCCTACTTACTAATTAGCCTGAATTACAAAACATATACAACAATGATTTATAAGGCAATAAGGTAGTGAATCCTCCTCTCCCTATTCCCCAAgaaccaattctcaatca from Phaseolus vulgaris cultivar G19833 chromosome 1, P. vulgaris v2.0, whole genome shotgun sequence carries:
- the LOC137813593 gene encoding chalcone synthase is translated as MVTVEEIRNAQRSHGPATILAFGTATPSNCISQADYPDYYFRITNSEHMTDLKEKFKRMCEKSMIKKRYMHLTEEFLKENPNMCAYMAPSLDARQDIVVVEVPKLGKEAARKAIKEWGQPKSKITHLVFCTTSGVDMPGADYQLTKLLGLRSSVKRLMMYQQGCFAGGTVLRLAKDLAENNKGARVLVVCSEITAVTFRGPSDAHLDSLVGQALFGDGAAAMIIGADPDRSVERPIFELVSAAQTILPDSDGAIDGHLREVGLTFHLLKDVPGIISKNIEKSLTEAFAPIGINDWNSIFWVAHPGGPAILDQVEEKLRLKPEKLRSTRHVLSEYGNMSSACVLFILDEMRKKSKEEEKGSTGEGLEWGVLFGFGPGLTVETVVLHSVPLEG
- the LOC137813596 gene encoding brefeldin A-inhibited guanine nucleotide-exchange protein 5-like, which gives rise to MVWARIWTVLANHFISAGSHHDEKIVMYSIDSLRQLSIKYLERAELAKFSFQNDILKPFVVLNLMRNSQSESKRRLIVDCIVQMIKSKVGSIKSGWRSVFMIFTASADDELESIVESAFENVEQVITLIK